Part of the Spirochaetota bacterium genome is shown below.
GAGGAGGTCATCGATGCCCTCGACCACGATTTCGAGGGGGAATATTTTCAGCGGATCAGATCGGCATTGCTCGATGTGCCGAAATTCGGAAATGACGCGTCACGCGAAGCCCGCGAATGGGTGAACAGGGCCTCCGAAATTTACGTGAACGCGCTGAATTCGGTGGAAAATTGTCCGCGCAACGGCATATACACCGCCGGCTACTATGCCCTGAACGTCAATATCATCTATGGATTGAAAACGCCTTCGCTGCCCTCGGGCAGATTGAGAGGCGTTCCGCTCGCCAACAGCGTCACCCCGCACTACGGAATGGAGTTCGCCGATCTCCTGTCGTCGCTCAATTCCGTGGCCGGCGTCGACTTCGCACAGTATGCGCCTAACGGCACCACGGTGACGTTTACCATAGATTCGGCGCTGTTCCAGGGTCGGGACGGGGTGCGGAACCTGGCGGGCATTATCGGGACGTATTTTAACAAGGGCGGCATGCAATTCCAGCCCAACGTCATCAACCGGGAAATACTTCTGGGGGCGTACGAGAACCCCGAAAAGCACAAGTATCTCCTGGTCAGGGTCGCGGGGTACTGCGCCTACTTCAACGACCTTTCCGATGAATTGAAAAAGGTCATCATTAACAGGACTTGTTATTCATGAGCATGGAGTAAGCGGTATGCAGGTGAATAAAAAAGGCGAGGTTGAAGAACCCCGCCTTTTTTCCATCCGGATAACTCCGCGTTTTCCCGGAATTATTCCCGCGTCTTCATCTCTGCCATATATCGTTCATAGTTTTCCATGAGCCCCTTGCGGTTGCGCTCACCCACCTTCCGGTTCCCTATGTACACCGCCCATGGGGCGAGGTCCCGCGTGACCACGGAATTCGCCCCCACGGTGGCCCCTTCGCCTATCGAAACGCCCGGCAGGACGACCGAGTTCGCCCCGATGGTTGCGAACCTGCCGATGCGTACGGGGGCGCGCTTGGCGTTACGAAACTTGTCGGGAATGGTGGGATTTCCGAACCCCCAGTCCTTGAGGTCCTCGGCCCCGGCGTAGATCCTGCACCCCTGGAACAGTCCCGCGTAGTCCCCAATCTCGACCTCGACCGCGCCGCTGATGAACGAGAAGCTGGCCACGTACACGTTCCTCCCGATGCTCATGGGCGCGTTCGCGTAGATGATGGAGTAATGGTCCACGTAGGTGTCGGCGCCGAATCGAATCTTTTCGATGCCGAAAATCTTCGCCGAGTCGCAGATCGTCACCCCCGGAATCTTGTACCTGGCCATGCCGGTGCCGCCTCGCCTGGATTGTTATTTTTTGCCCTTATACTTCCCGTTTTCGAAAATGCCCACAGTCTTGATCCCGTATTTGCTCAGGTAGGTACCCTCGCCGTGGGCCTTGCCGTCCGCCCAGCCGCCTTCGTACTTCGCGCCGTTTTTCCAGGCATAGGTCCCCGCACCCTGCATCTTGCCGTTCACCCAGTCGCCCTCGTAGCGGTCCCCGGTGGGCCAGGTATACACGCCCTTGCCGTTGCGCTTATTGTCCTTGTATTCCCCTTCGTATTTGGCGCCGCTCTCGAACACGTATGCGCCCTTGCCCTCGCGCTTGTCGTTCCTGAACTCGCCTTCGTATTTCTCGCCGCTCTTCCAGTTGTAAACCCCCGGACCGTCCATCTTGTTGTCCTTGAATGCGCCCTTATAGACCGCGCCGCTGGGATACATGAGCGCGCCCTTGCCCTCGCGCTTCCCTTCCTTGAATTCCCCCTCGTACTCGAGCCCGCCGGTGATCTGGATCTTGCCGGGGCCGTTCGTGCAGTCGCCCTGCACGCATCCCTGCGGCTTGGATGCGCAGCCCAGGGTCATTCCCGCAAAAATGCATATAATGAGTATAGTGAGTGCTTTTTTCATCGTTAGCTCCTTGGAGATTTGATAGTATCCTGTTTTGTACACGCCGATTCCCGCCCTGTCAATAATTTTTCCCCCGGGGAAGGGCGCGCCTCCCAGGGCAATTCGCCCTTGACACGGGCCGTCCTTACCTATGAAGTACCGGCAATGAGAAAGCACGGCTTCTATGTCGTCGCACTCCTGTGCGTGCTTGCCCTCGCGGTCCAGGGATCGTGCCTCGCGTTCGGCAAAAAGCTGAGCAGCGGGTGCGAGATTTACGCCCTCCAGTACGGGACCAGCGTCTACCCGGCCAGGAGCGTGTACGCGGACGATCGCTCGGGTGAGGGCGTCGATTTCGCCTGGCTGCTGTACCTCGTGAAGCTCGATTCCCGCATCGTCCTCGTCGACACCGGCTTCGACGACGCCCGGCTGGTGAAGCGGTTCCGTCTGCAAAATTTCACGGATCCCGTTGCGCTCCTCGCGGAGCTCGATATCCGTCCCGAGCAGATCACGGACATTATCATTACCCACGGGCACTTCGATCACGTGTTGCTGGTCCATAAGTTTACACGGGCAAGGATCCATATCCAGGAGCGTGATTATAATTATATGGAAGCGAACGGCGACGTCCCCTCGTTCGCGCCCGCCGTCGGGTACATGAAGAAATATCCGGCCATGCTCGACCTCCTGGACGGGGACGCCTCCCTGGGCGACGATATCGAGCTCCGGCTCTCGGGGGGGCACACCTTCGGTTCGCAGGTGGCGGTGCTGTTCACCCGGGGAAAGACCTACTATTTTATCGGCGACGAGAGCTATCTCCTCGAAGGACTGCGTCAGGGGAAGACGAACGCGCTCTATGACAGCCGCGCGAGGAACGAAAAGATCGTGCGCGAGATGGCCGAAAAGCTCACCGACCCGCGCAACGAGATACTGCCCATGCATGACCCCGAGATCATGAAGCGCTATCCGCGCGTTACCCCGCACATCGTGAAAATACTGTAGCGACCCCGCCTGCCGGTTGGGTATATTGCCGCGCAGCGCGTCATGGACGTGACGATTCCGGATTGCGGGAAATCGGCTCGTCTCCGCGCGGGGAGCTGTGCGATTCCCTTCATTTTTCTCACCCTGAAGGGCGGGGTTCGAAATGACAGCATCAGTAAAATGCGAGGCTCAAAATGTACCGGCATTATCCGGGGACAGGCGTATCGGACCCCGGAAATGGAGGGAAGTGATTAAACGCGAGGCGCGGGTTGGGGGCCGATTCGCGATGTCGCTGGAATTTGAAATTATTGTCGATATTTACTTGATTTTTACCAGCGGTAAAATAAAATTGTACCGCAATTGATCGAGCGCTCGGCCGGAATTCTCCTGTGAAATTAGTTCACTGCACATAATCAGCTCCGGAACCGGCGGTATCAGGCTTTTTCTGACATAAAATGCAAAAAATCCGATCGACCGCTCGATCAGTTTTGCAAGGGGAATGGACATGGATGAAAAGCTCAACAGCGTCAACCTGGGGGTCCCGACCCAGATCAAGAACCAGGGCCTCATCGAGCGCCGCAGGCGGCAGATCATCGAGGCGGCGGTCGAGCTTTTCGTCGACAGGGGTTTCCATAAGACCACCACGCGGCAGATAGCGGCAAGGGCGGGACTGGCGAGCGGGTCCATGTACGAATACGTCGCGTCCAAGGAGGACATCCTCTACCTTGTCTGCAACGCCATCCATGAGGAGATGGAAAGAAGCATAGGCGAGGTGATGGTGCGCGCGGGGCAGGACCGGCAGGTGCTGGAGGACATTATCAGGGAATATTTCATGGTGTGCCACCGGATGCGCGACCATATCCTGCTCATCTACCAGGAGGCAAAATCGCTTCCGGCCCAGTGGCGGGAGCGCGTGCTCCAGAACGACATTAGAATTGCGGGGATTTTCGCCGACTACATCCGGGGGCTCATGGAATCGGGCGCGCTGCAGAAAAGGGATGAGGCGGTGATCGAGATGATCGCGCACAACGTGACGGTGCTTGGGCACATGTGGACGTTCAGGCGGTGGTTCTTCGGGAAGAGATTCTCAATAGAAGAATACACGTCGGTGCAGACTGAGTTCATTACCGGCATACTCCGGAAATGAGTTCCGGCGTGCGGCAGGAATATATCATAACTAGAACGATGGGGAAGACGAGATGAAAACCGAGACCGAAATCTACACGCCCGCCAACCATGTCAGGGTGGTGACCGCAACGTCGCTTTTCGACGGCCATGACGCCGCAATAAATATCATCCGGCGCATCTTGCAGGATACCGGCGTCGAGGTGATCCACCTTGGGCATAACCGCTCCGTAAACGAGATCGTGCAGGCCGCGATCGACGAGGACGTCCAGGGGATCGCGGTGTCCTGCTACCAGGGCGGGCACGTGGAATTCTTCAAGTATATCGTCGACCTGTTGAAAGAGAGGGGCGCGCCGCATATCAAGGTATTCGGGGGCGGCGGGGGCGTGATCGTTCCCGAGGAGATCAAGGAGCTCGAGGCATATGGGGTCACCAGGATTTACTCCCCCGACGACGGCGTCCGTATGGGGCTCCAGGGCATGATCAACGACCTGGTCGCCAGGATCGACACACCCGCATCGCGCGACGGGGAGCCGGATTTCGACAAACTCGCCTCCGGGGACCACGCGGTGATCGCCGGCTTCATCACCCACGCCGAAAGCGCGCGCACCGACGATCCCGTGCGTCACACGAAGCTCATGGAGGGCATACGCGCGAGGATACCGGAGCGGGCCATTCCGGTTATCGGCTTCACCGGAACCGGAGGGGCGGGAAAATCATCGCTCATAGACGAGCTCGTCGTGCGCCTTCTGCGGGACAACGAATCGCTCCGCATCGCGGTGCTTTGCAGCGATCCCTCGAGACGCAAGACCGGCGGCGCGCTCCTGGGGGACCGCATCCGGATGAACGCCATTACCGAGACGCGCGTGTACATGCGCTCCTTCGCCACCCGCTCGTCCGGCCGGGAAGTATCGGACGCGATCGCCGACGCGATCGAGATCGCGAAGGCCGCGAGGTTCGACCTGGTGATCGCGGAGACGGCCGGGGCGGGGCAGGCGGACGCGGGCATATCGGAGCTGGTGGACATTCCCGTGTACGTGATGACGAGCGAGTACGGCGCCGCCTCGCAGCTCGAGAAAATCGCGATGCTGGACTACGCGGACGTGATTGTCATCAACAAGTTCGAGAAGCAGGGAAGCGAGGACGCCCACCGGGACGTGCAGAAGCAGGTCCAGCGGAATCGGCGCGCATTCGAAAAGGACGCGGGGGAGATGCCGGTATTCGGGACGATCGCCTCGCGTTTCAACGACGAGGGCGTGACGGCGCTCTACCATCATGTGCTCGAGCTTATCAGGGAAAAGAAGGGCGTTGCCCTGGAGAGCAAGTACCCGCGCACCGCGATCAAGGCGCCCGCATCCAAGACCATCATCGTGCCCCCGGAGCGCGTGCGCTACCTCGCCGAGATCGCCGATACCGTGCGTGGCTACCATGCGCACACGAGCGCGCAGGCGGAGGCGGTGCGCATGCTCTGGCACGTCCGCGAGACGGGCAGGGCGCTCGCGGACGACGAGCGCGAGGAGGATGAGGCCCTGGTTGCGCGGATCCGGATTGAGGAGCAGAAGCGCGAGGAGGCGCTCACCCCCGAGACGGCGCGGTTGCTCACGGACTGGGAGACAATTAAGGAAGATTATCATAAAGACGAGCTGGTGTACCAGGTACGCGGGAGGGACATACGCGTTCCCCTGTACTCGAAATCGCTGGCGGGGAAAAAGATCCCCAAGGTCGCGCTCCCCGATTTCACCGATCCCGGGGAGACCTACCGGTGGATGCGCGAGGAGAACGTGCCGGGATGGTTCCCCTTCACCGCGGGCGTGTTCCCGATCAAGCGCATGGACGAGGACCCCACCCGGATGTTCGCGGGCGAGGGGGACCCGGCGCGGACGAACCGGCGCTTCAAGCTGCTTTCAGGCAACTACGAGGCGAAGCGCCTCTCGACCGCGTTCGACTCGGTCACGCTGTACGGTTGGGACCCGGATATCCGCCCCGACATCTACGGGAAGGTGGGTACCTCCGGCGTGAGCGTCTGCACCCTGGACGACGTGAAGGTCCTGTACGGCGGCTTCGACCTGTGCGCCCCCTCGACCTCCGTCTCGATGACGATCAACGGGCCCGCGCCCATCATGCTGGCGATGTTCCTGAACACCGCGATCGACCAGAAGGTCGACCGCGTCACGGCCGAAACCGGGAGGAAGCCCGACGCCGCCGAATACGAAGCTATAAAGAGCGACGTCCTGAGAAGCGTGCGCGGCACCGTGCAGGCCGACATCCTGAAAGAGGACCAGGGCCAGAACACCTGCATCTTTTCCATCGACTTCGCGCTCAAGATGATGGGCGACATCCAGGAATACCTGATCAAGAACGACGTGCGGAACCTCTACTCCGTATCGATCTCCGGCTACCATATCGCGGAGGCGGGGGCGAACCCCATCACCCAGCTCGCCTTCACGCTCGCGAACGGTTTCACCTACGTGGAATACTATCTGTCCAGGGGCATGGAGCTGGACAGCTTCGCGCCGAACCTCTCGTTTTTCTTTTCCAACGGCATGGATCCCGAGTACACGGTTATCGGCAGGGTTGCGCGGCGCATCTGGGCGATCGTCATGCGTGAAAAATACAAAGGCTCGGAGCGGGCGCAGATGCTCAAGTACCACATACAGACGTCGGGAAGGTCATTGCACTGCCAGGAAATCCAGTTCAACGATATCCGCACCACGCTGCAGGCGCTGTGCGCCGTGTATGACAACTGCAACAGCCTGCACACGAACGCCTACGACGAGGCGATCACCACGCCCAGCGAGGAGTCGGTGCGCAGGGCGCTCGCGATCCAGCAGATCATCAACCGCGAGTGGGGCCTCGCGAAGAATGAGAACCCCGAGCAGGGAAGCTTTATCGTGGAGGAGCTTACGAGCCTTGTCGAGGAGGCGGTGCTCTGCGAGTTCGAGCGCATCACCGAGCGGGGTGGCGTGCTGGGCGCGATGGAGAAGGGATACCAGAGGAGCGCGATCCAGGACGAGTCGCTCACCTACGAGAAATTGAAGCACTCGGGGGAGCTTCCCATTATCGGCGTGAACACGTTTTTAAGCGGAAGCGAGGCGTCGTGCGTCCAGTCCTCGGTTACGCTCGCGCGCGCGACCGAGGACGAGAAACAGTCCCAGCTCGCGCGCCTTAGCGCGTTCCACGAGCGTAACGCGGCAGAGGCGCCGGGCGCGCTCGCGCGCCTGCAGGCGGTCGCGGTCGCGGGCGGGAACGTCTTCGAGGAGATGATGTCCACGGTGCGCTGCTGCAGCCTGGGCCAGATCACGAAGGCGCTCTACCTGGTAGGGGGGCAGTATAGGAGGAGTATGTAGAGGGGGGGAAGCGGCAGTATGCCGGAGTCGCCATCCCGAAATCGATGATGGGGATGTATATGGGGATATCTATTATTAACAAAGTCGGCCACGCCTTTGATGACTCGCCCGAGCGTTGCATATTTATATGTTTGGACGATCAAATGTCAATTTTTCTTTTGTGACTGCACTAAAGAATTCTTTGGACCAAAGGTCAGTGGAATCCGGGTTTTTAATAAAAGGACGGATGTCTGTTTTAGCCTGTTGGAAATCGACACTATCAAAACGCCTGTCGAGTCGCTCTCGAACGTCCGCCTCGTCAAGGACCTCTTCCGATTTCAGGTGGCCAGTTTGCCTCATCCTGCTGGTGAGATGTGCGATATTTAAGGGAATTCCTTTTGATAAATACCAGATATAATCATAAAAATCTCTCCCTTTCACTCGAGTCCGCCATCCACGGCAAAGAAGGGCATGGACCTTGCCGGCAAAGAGCGAGGATGGTGCGTAAATCCTTACGTAATACGGAACAGGCAATAGTTGATACTTAACTTCATACAGCGCCCCGTCTGGCGGATCGGTATCCACTTCCAGTTTAATTTGCAGATATTCATCCGGATGGACGCCGCTTACCAGCGGCATAATCGGCGCTATCTTGAGAAGATGCATATGGGTCCCGCCTTTGATAAACGCTGATTTTACCGCTGAATCGTTTCGCTTGATCTTTTCCGTTACCGTCATCTCCATCCCGTATGCGCCGAGTTCATCTTGTACGACCTTGGTATACGCGGATAAGTCAAATTGAGGGTTCGGGGCTATAAGACTGAAATCGAGATCCTCTGAAAAACGATCCAGGCCGTAAAAAAGGCGCAGGGAGGTACCTCCGTAAAAAGCCGCTTCATTAAAAAATCCGCCCCGATAAAGTCCCAGAAGTGCGATCTCCTGGATGATTTCCTTCAAGGCGTTCTTATAATCCGTAATTGTCTTACAGTGATAGGATTCGATCATACTCTGGATTGCGCTATGCATTGAGCGCCTCCCTTTTAAACCATTCGAAAAACAGCGTGGTTGCTTTCTTTCTATATCGTGGCGCCATGAATGCGATGCCTTCTGAATCCATCGAAGCAATCCTTTCGTATTCCATCCGCCAGTCGTCAAAGAGCAGCGATGTGAGCGACTTCACGCTTGATATTCCTTTGGCTTTGTAGAGGGTATCAAGCAATGCTTTCTCCGGAGTCGCCAGGAGATAACCCTGGGTTTGTTCTTCCTTGCGCAGGATCCCATAGGGATATATGGAAGCAGGAAGGTAATAATAATGAAAGTTCCCTAAAGGAGTCTGGAATGTGCGATTTTTGTTTTTACAATAGGTCGCGGATGTGAGCGCTTCCACCCTCTCGGGAACCAAACCATAATATCCCAGGGCGTATTCAAAAGAAATGTAGGAGGGACCGTAAATGACGGCAGCTAGGCTCATTATTGAATAGTCGTGATTACCCGCGTCAAGGAAAACGCCGCGACGGACCTGAATTAAATCACCAGCATTCAGCATTCGGGTTATTCGGGCCTTTGGCGAGGCATAACTTCTCAATTCATGCATGAGAAGCATATGATCCTTATACATTATTTTCTCCAGTAAGTACAATAATACTGTACTTACTGGAGAAAGTCAATATAATTCTGGGAGGAGAAGGCATTAATAAAAAGAGACACCCTGATGGGCATCTCTTTTATGCGATTTGGGCGCTGACGGGATCGAACCGCCGACCCTCTGCTTGTAAGGCAGATGCTCTCCCAGCTGAGCTAAGCGCCCTTATTGAATCTCACGTTCCGTCGATTTGCTTGCCTTGAACAGCACCACCGATCGGGCAGGAATGTCCAGGCTCCTCTTCGCGATGGGGGAGTAGAGCGTCCGGCTCTTTCTCACCGTGCGGTAAAAAACGCCGAATCCCCGTATCTCCACCTTGTCATCGCCGTCGAGGCTGTTCAGGACGCCCCCCAGGAAGCTGTCGACTATGTAGCTGATCTCCCGGCGCTTGAGTCCGCTCTGCCGGGTGATCTGGTCGATAATCTCGTGCTTGGTCAATAAATCCTCGGGGGGCGGAAATGAGCTACTTCGCCGCGACGGTCTTGTTCACCTTCTTCGCGAGCCTTGATTTTTTGCGCGCCGCGGTCTTCCAGTGAACGGTGCTCTTGCTTGCGGCCTTATCGATCTTCGATACGAAGTCGGTGAAGACGGCGGTGAGCGCCGCGGGCTCCATGGAGCCGGGGGTTTCGACGGCCTTGATCACTTTTTTCGCGGACGAACGGATGGCCGTCTTTATGCTCACGTTCTTCTGGCGCCTTTTCTCGCTGGTCTTGATGCGCTTCTGTGCAGACTTGATGTTTGCCAATTCATCACCTTCATAGACATGGAATGATATGAACCGCAACTATCGGAGGCGGTCCGCTTTGTGTCAAGAATAAATATTAAAAAACTCTACTCGCTCATGAGCATCTTGAAGAGGGAGGCGCTGTAGAAATACACCCTGCAGTCGACCGCCTGGGGCCTGGGGTACGCGTAGACGATCACCTTTGTGGCGCTTGTGGTAAAGGTATAGGTGGTGAGCGCGGGATCCGCCTGCACGACGGGGGAGCCGTAGTCCGACGAGAGCCTGCGCAGCTGCGCGTCCAACGCATCGCGCGCGATGGCGCCGAAGTTTTCGGTTACGGAGTAGAGTTTGCCGTTTATGAACAGGAGGTCCTTTTCGGGCCGGGTTGCGACGCGGACGACGGCGATGCTCTCCGAGAGGTCCTTGTTGATCATCAGGATATAATTCATGATGATATTCTGGTAGGAGGGCTCGGCCGAGGGGGTGAATTCACGGTATCGGGCGCCCGCGGCCAGGGCGCCCAGGGCGTCCGTTTTCTGCGTTCCCCAAATGTCGTAGTCGCCGGCGCGCGCGGGGCCGGGCGTGACGAGCATTGCCCCTGCCAGGAACGATCCCGCCAGTGCGATGGCTATAATCGTGATATAGTGCCGCACGTTTCAGCTTCCATTGCCCGAAGTTTATCAGTATATTACCGGTGAAGACGGGGATGTCAATCGTTTTACGAAACCGGCGGACGATGCGGGCGGGTACATTCCGGTCCGGACGGCGCCGGGGAAAGCGCGGGGGGCGCGTGTAAAAGCCTTGAAAATCCCCGATCCGGGATTATTCTGATATCGATACGCCTCGCTACAACGGGGTGAACGCGTGTGCGGAGGAAATTATGAAACGGGCGATTCTCGGCGTGGTGGTATGCGTACTGATAGCGGCGCCGTCCATGCTGGGCGGCCAGGAGGCCGCGACCAGGGTTTCCGGGCTCGTGATAGACCCGGGAGCGGATCATGTACAGATTAAGTCGGGCTGGAACGAGATCACGCTCTTCTACGGTGACGCCTCGCAATTCCTGAAAAAGGACGGCACGGCCGCGGACAAAACGATCGTCGAGATTTGCCAGATTGCGGATGCGAGCTTTGTGATGAAGGAGAGCAGGTTTTTACTCGTCAAGTATCAGGTCCTCACCGAATCGTATTGCAGAAAATAGGCCGGGGCGCGAACTTCGCGGGCTTTTCCCATGGTCCGGGGCCTTCACGGTGAATGTTTCCTTTAAGGTGCGGGCGCCGATTCGCCCTGACAGCATCGGGGCCGTTTGGCCCCCGTCAAACCCAAGGGCGATCCCGTGGAATGACCCGTGCATTCATCGCGTGCGGTGGGAATTTTTCACCGGGGGGCGCCCTTATTTCACTTGATAATATCGGCGCAGCGGACTAACTATCCCCCACCCCCGGACGGTACCCATGACCACAGAAGAAATATCGGCGCAGCGAATACACCATATCCATATGACCGGGGTGTGCGGGGTGGCCATGGGCAGCCTCGCGGGAATGCTCAGGGCGCGCGGGTTCCGCGTCACGGGATCGGACGAGCACGTGTACCCACCCATGAGCGACATGCTCGCCGGGTGGGGGATCGAGGTGATGCAGGGGTACGATCCCGCGCACGTGGGAAGGCCCGACCTCGCGGTGATCGGGAACGCGATAAGCCGGGGAAACCCGGAGGCCGAGTACATCCTGGACGAACGCATTCCCTACCGCTCGATGGCGCAGGCGCTCCACGAGTTTTTCCTCGAGGGGAAAGAGGTGATCGCGGTGGCGGGTACGCACGGCAAGACCACCACGACCGCGCTCCTCGCGTACATCCTGGACAGCGCCGGGCTCTCGCCCTCCTTTTTCGTGGGCGGGGTCCCCGCGAACTACAATTCGAACTTCGGCCTAGGCATGGGCAGGCACTTCGTGATCGAGGGCGATGAGTACGATTCCGCCTTCTTCGAGAAGATCCCCAAGTTCATGGTGTATCGGCCCACCCACCTGGTGCTCACCTCGCTCGAGTTCGACCACGCGGACATCTACAACAACCTGGACGAGATCATGCTCTGGTTCAGGAGGCTCGTCAACATAGTGCCCGCGGCGGGGAAGATCGTGCGCGCCGCGTCGTACGGGACGCTCGCGCGTGTGACGGAGCGGTCGTGGGCGCCGGTGGCGACATATGGAACCGGGGGAAGTGATTTCTCCTGGCGGCTGATACGCTTCGAGGGCGACACGGCGCGCCTGGCGCTCAAGTCCCCTACCCACGGCGAGTTCGAGCTCACGACGCTCCTCTTCGGGGATTTCAATTTCCAGAACATCGCGGCCGCCGCCTCCATGGCGCTTTTATTGGGCGTGAGCGTCGAGGACGTACAGTGCGGCGTCCAGGGATTCCTGGGTGTCCGGCGCAGGCAGGAGCTCATCTATTCCCGGGAGAACATCCGCGTATTCGAGGACTTCGCGCACCATCCCACGGCGATCGCGGGGATGCTCGCCATGCTGCGGGGCCGCTACCCGGGCGCGAAAGTTCACGCCGTCTACGAGCCCCGTTCCGCAACGAGCCGGAGGAACGTGTTCCAGGATAAGCTCCCCGGCGCGTTCGCGGCGGCCGATACGGTGCTCGTGAAGTCCCCCTTCAGGCTGGAAGGCATCCCCGAGAAGGAGCGCATCGATATCGGGCGGGTGGTCGCGTCGCTGCGCGCGTGCGGGACGGACGCCGCGGAGTTCGGTTCCGTGGAGGA
Proteins encoded:
- a CDS encoding acyltransferase, translating into MARYKIPGVTICDSAKIFGIEKIRFGADTYVDHYSIIYANAPMSIGRNVYVASFSFISGAVEVEIGDYAGLFQGCRIYAGAEDLKDWGFGNPTIPDKFRNAKRAPVRIGRFATIGANSVVLPGVSIGEGATVGANSVVTRDLAPWAVYIGNRKVGERNRKGLMENYERYMAEMKTRE
- a CDS encoding molecular chaperone Tir produces the protein MKKALTILIICIFAGMTLGCASKPQGCVQGDCTNGPGKIQITGGLEYEGEFKEGKREGKGALMYPSGAVYKGAFKDNKMDGPGVYNWKSGEKYEGEFRNDKREGKGAYVFESGAKYEGEYKDNKRNGKGVYTWPTGDRYEGDWVNGKMQGAGTYAWKNGAKYEGGWADGKAHGEGTYLSKYGIKTVGIFENGKYKGKK
- a CDS encoding MBL fold metallo-hydrolase; protein product: MRKHGFYVVALLCVLALAVQGSCLAFGKKLSSGCEIYALQYGTSVYPARSVYADDRSGEGVDFAWLLYLVKLDSRIVLVDTGFDDARLVKRFRLQNFTDPVALLAELDIRPEQITDIIITHGHFDHVLLVHKFTRARIHIQERDYNYMEANGDVPSFAPAVGYMKKYPAMLDLLDGDASLGDDIELRLSGGHTFGSQVAVLFTRGKTYYFIGDESYLLEGLRQGKTNALYDSRARNEKIVREMAEKLTDPRNEILPMHDPEIMKRYPRVTPHIVKIL
- a CDS encoding TetR/AcrR family transcriptional regulator — encoded protein: MDEKLNSVNLGVPTQIKNQGLIERRRRQIIEAAVELFVDRGFHKTTTRQIAARAGLASGSMYEYVASKEDILYLVCNAIHEEMERSIGEVMVRAGQDRQVLEDIIREYFMVCHRMRDHILLIYQEAKSLPAQWRERVLQNDIRIAGIFADYIRGLMESGALQKRDEAVIEMIAHNVTVLGHMWTFRRWFFGKRFSIEEYTSVQTEFITGILRK
- a CDS encoding methylmalonyl-CoA mutase, with translation MKTETEIYTPANHVRVVTATSLFDGHDAAINIIRRILQDTGVEVIHLGHNRSVNEIVQAAIDEDVQGIAVSCYQGGHVEFFKYIVDLLKERGAPHIKVFGGGGGVIVPEEIKELEAYGVTRIYSPDDGVRMGLQGMINDLVARIDTPASRDGEPDFDKLASGDHAVIAGFITHAESARTDDPVRHTKLMEGIRARIPERAIPVIGFTGTGGAGKSSLIDELVVRLLRDNESLRIAVLCSDPSRRKTGGALLGDRIRMNAITETRVYMRSFATRSSGREVSDAIADAIEIAKAARFDLVIAETAGAGQADAGISELVDIPVYVMTSEYGAASQLEKIAMLDYADVIVINKFEKQGSEDAHRDVQKQVQRNRRAFEKDAGEMPVFGTIASRFNDEGVTALYHHVLELIREKKGVALESKYPRTAIKAPASKTIIVPPERVRYLAEIADTVRGYHAHTSAQAEAVRMLWHVRETGRALADDEREEDEALVARIRIEEQKREEALTPETARLLTDWETIKEDYHKDELVYQVRGRDIRVPLYSKSLAGKKIPKVALPDFTDPGETYRWMREENVPGWFPFTAGVFPIKRMDEDPTRMFAGEGDPARTNRRFKLLSGNYEAKRLSTAFDSVTLYGWDPDIRPDIYGKVGTSGVSVCTLDDVKVLYGGFDLCAPSTSVSMTINGPAPIMLAMFLNTAIDQKVDRVTAETGRKPDAAEYEAIKSDVLRSVRGTVQADILKEDQGQNTCIFSIDFALKMMGDIQEYLIKNDVRNLYSVSISGYHIAEAGANPITQLAFTLANGFTYVEYYLSRGMELDSFAPNLSFFFSNGMDPEYTVIGRVARRIWAIVMREKYKGSERAQMLKYHIQTSGRSLHCQEIQFNDIRTTLQALCAVYDNCNSLHTNAYDEAITTPSEESVRRALAIQQIINREWGLAKNENPEQGSFIVEELTSLVEEAVLCEFERITERGGVLGAMEKGYQRSAIQDESLTYEKLKHSGELPIIGVNTFLSGSEASCVQSSVTLARATEDEKQSQLARLSAFHERNAAEAPGALARLQAVAVAGGNVFEEMMSTVRCCSLGQITKALYLVGGQYRRSM
- a CDS encoding nucleotidyl transferase AbiEii/AbiGii toxin family protein; its protein translation is MHSAIQSMIESYHCKTITDYKNALKEIIQEIALLGLYRGGFFNEAAFYGGTSLRLFYGLDRFSEDLDFSLIAPNPQFDLSAYTKVVQDELGAYGMEMTVTEKIKRNDSAVKSAFIKGGTHMHLLKIAPIMPLVSGVHPDEYLQIKLEVDTDPPDGALYEVKYQLLPVPYYVRIYAPSSLFAGKVHALLCRGWRTRVKGRDFYDYIWYLSKGIPLNIAHLTSRMRQTGHLKSEEVLDEADVRERLDRRFDSVDFQQAKTDIRPFIKNPDSTDLWSKEFFSAVTKEKLTFDRPNI
- a CDS encoding HU family DNA-binding protein, coding for MTKHEIIDQITRQSGLKRREISYIVDSFLGGVLNSLDGDDKVEIRGFGVFYRTVRKSRTLYSPIAKRSLDIPARSVVLFKASKSTEREIQ
- a CDS encoding 30S ribosomal protein S20, yielding MANIKSAQKRIKTSEKRRQKNVSIKTAIRSSAKKVIKAVETPGSMEPAALTAVFTDFVSKIDKAASKSTVHWKTAARKKSRLAKKVNKTVAAK
- a CDS encoding UDP-N-acetylmuramate:L-alanyl-gamma-D-glutamyl-meso-diaminopimelate ligase encodes the protein MTTEEISAQRIHHIHMTGVCGVAMGSLAGMLRARGFRVTGSDEHVYPPMSDMLAGWGIEVMQGYDPAHVGRPDLAVIGNAISRGNPEAEYILDERIPYRSMAQALHEFFLEGKEVIAVAGTHGKTTTTALLAYILDSAGLSPSFFVGGVPANYNSNFGLGMGRHFVIEGDEYDSAFFEKIPKFMVYRPTHLVLTSLEFDHADIYNNLDEIMLWFRRLVNIVPAAGKIVRAASYGTLARVTERSWAPVATYGTGGSDFSWRLIRFEGDTARLALKSPTHGEFELTTLLFGDFNFQNIAAAASMALLLGVSVEDVQCGVQGFLGVRRRQELIYSRENIRVFEDFAHHPTAIAGMLAMLRGRYPGAKVHAVYEPRSATSRRNVFQDKLPGAFAAADTVLVKSPFRLEGIPEKERIDIGRVVASLRACGTDAAEFGSVEDILDSLFKAMDGAREHVVVIMSNGGFDGIYAKLVARAQARFGGRAADN